The following nucleotide sequence is from Streptomyces bathyalis.
CGACGAGGACGGCGTGAAGCTGGACACCAGCGGGTACCGGCTGCTGGTCAACCCCACCGGCCGCTTCGAGATCGGCGGCCCGATGGGCGACGCCGGTCTGACCGGCCGCAAGATCATCGTCGACACCTACGGTGGCTATGCCCGCCACGGTGGCGGCGCCTTCTCCGGCAAGGACCCGTCCAAGGTCGACCGCTCGGCTGCGTACGCGACGCGCTGGGTGGCGAAGAACGTCGTCGCTGCCGAGCTGGCCACCCGCTGCGAGGTCCAGGTCGCCTACGCGATCGGCAAGGCCGAGCCGGTGGGTGTCTTCGTCGAGACCTTCGGCACCGCCGCCGTCGACGTGGAGAAGATCGAGGCAGCGATCAGCGAGGTCTTCGACCTCCGCCCGGCCGCGATCATCCGCGACCTGGACCTGCTCCGTCCGATCTACGCCCAGACCGCGGCGTACGGCCACTTCGGCCGTGAGCTGCCGGACTTCACCTGGGAGCGCACCGACCGCGTCGACGCGCTGCGCAAGGCCGCCGGGCTGTAACAGGCCGGCTCGCGCCACCGCGCACGGACTCACGGGCCCGGCCGCCCTCAGGGGGTGGCCGGGCCTCGTCGTATGCGGTTGCGCGGACAGCGTGCTCCTTCCAGCCGCCCTGTCCCTGCCGTCTGCTATGACTGAACGCTGTGAGCAGCGACAACGGGCAGGGGGAGTCCTCCGGCGAGGCGCCGGAGCAGCTTGCGCTGCTGCGGGAGACCGTACGGAAGCGCAAGTCCCCGAAGGCGAAGCCGCGCACGTGGCGCGGTGCGCAGCTCGCCGGCGAGCTGCCCGTGGCGCGCGTGCTGGTCGACAAGGGGCTCGTCCATCTCGACCGGTACTTCGACTACGCGGTGCCCGCCGCGATGGACGAGGAGGCCCAGCCCGGCGTGCGGGTGCGGGTGCGCTTCGGTGCCGGTGAGAAGGAGGGTCGGCGCGAGGGCGGCAGGCTGATCAATGGGTTCATCGTGGAGCGGGTGGCGCACAGCGACTATCCGGGCGCCCTCGCCCCCATCGCGCAGGTGCTCTCCCCGGAGCGTGTGCTCACGCCTCAGCTGCTGCGCCTGTGCCGTGCCGTCGCGGACAGGTACGCCGGGTCGCTCGCGGACGTCGTGCAGCTGGCGGTGCCTCCGCGCATGGCGCGCGCGGAGAAGCGTCCGTCGCCCGAGCCGCAGCCTCCGCCGGAGCCGCCGGTGCCCGGGACCTGGGAGCGGTACGCGGAGGGCCCGGGATATCTGACGGCCCTGGCCGGCGGGGGAACCCCTCGCGCCGTATGGACGGCGCTGCCCGGCCCGCACTGGCCCGAGGAGCTGGCGCGCGCGGTCGTGGCCGCGCTCGCCTCCGGGCGGGGCGCCCTGGCGGTGCTGCCCGACGGGCGTGCGGCGCAGCGTGTCGACGCCGCGCTCACCTCGCTGCTCGGTGACGGGCACCACGTGCTGCTGACCGCCGAGGCGGGCCCCGAGGAGCGCTACACGCGCTGGCTTGCGGTCAAGCGCGGATCGGTCCGCGCCGTGGTGGGGACGCGGGCGGCCATGTTCGCGCCGGTCCGCGATCTGGGCCTTGCCGTCCTGTGGGACGACGGGGACGCCGCCCTCAGCGACGACCACGCACCCCAGCCGCACGCCCGCGAGGTGCTGCTCCAGCGCGCCGTCACCGAGCAGACGGGCTTCCTGCTCGGCGGGCACAGCTGCACGGTCGAGGCGGCTCAGATCGTCGAGTCCGGGTGGGCGAGGCCGATCGAGGCCGGCCGGGAGACCCTGCGGAGGGCGGCGCCGCTGATCCGCACGGTCGGCGAGTTCGATGAGGCACGTGATCCCGCCGCGCGTACGGCGCGGCTGCCGAGCATCGCCTGGTCCACGGCCCGTGACGCCCTGCAGCGCGGGCCGGTACTGGTGCAGGTGCCGCGGCGCGGCTACGTACCGAGGCTTTCGTGCGAGCAGTGCCGCGCCCCCGCCAGATGTGCTCACTGCTCGGGTCCGCTGGAGGCGCCGGAGGAGGGTGCCGTGCTGCGCTGCGGCTGGTGCGCCCGCGAGGCTCCCGACTGGCACTGCGCCCAGTGCGGCGGTACCCGGGTACGCGGCCGGGTCTTCGGCGCCCGGCGCACCGCTGAGGAACTGGGGCGGGCTTTTCCCTCGGTGCCGGTGCGCACCTCCGGGCGTGACCACGTGCTGGAGAGCGTCCCCGCCTCTCCGGCGATCGTCGTCTCCACGCCGGGTGCGGAGCCCGTCGCGGAGGGCCCCGGCTATGCGGCGGCGCTGCTGCTGGACGCCTGGGCGCTGCTGGGACGTCCCGATCTGCGGGCCGGGGAAGAGGCGCTGCGCAGATGGCTGTCGGCCGCGGCGCTCGTACGGCCGGGCGGCGAGGGCGACGACGGTGACGGCACGGTGCTGGTCGTGGCCGAGCCCACGCTGCGGCCGGTGCAGGCCCTCGTGCGCTGGGATCCGGCGGGCTTCGCGGTGCGTGAACTCGCGGATCGAGCGGAGCTGGGCTTTCCCCCGGTCTCGCGGATGGCGGCGGTCAGCGGGCGGCCGGAGGCCGTGGCCGGGCTGCTGTCCCAGGCCCGGCTCCCCGGCGACGCCGAGGTGCTGGGCCCGGTGCCGGTTGCCGTGATCGAACCCGGCAGGCCGCGCCGTCCCGGTGATCCGCCGGTGGGCGAGGAGTGGGTGCGTGCGCTGGTGCGGGTGCCCCAGGGCTCGGGCGCGGCGATGGCGTCGGCGCTGAAGACGGCGCACGTGGCGCGGCTGACGCGGCGTGAGGGGACGCCGGTGTGGATCCGCGTGGACCCGCAGGACATCGGCTGAAGCGCTGCGGCACCGGGTTCCCGTCGACGCGGGCGGACATCACACCGCCCGGTGGCGTTCGGAACGCCACCGGGCGGCGGAGCAACGGCCGTGGAGGAGTCAGCCGTTGCGGGGGCCAGGGAGGGCCCCCGGTCTGTGGTCGCGGTCGCGGCCGGGCTGGCCGGGTACAGGACGCGACGCGGGCAGCGCGCCCGCGGCGGGCCGGGACGCCGCAGCGGGAGGCGCGGCGGCAGCCGCGGGAAGGACGTTCCCGTTTCCAGATGGGCCCGGCAGCGCCGGTACCGGGCCGGACGCGGTGGACTCGTCGGCGGACTGCCCGCCCGCGTCGGCCAGTTCGCGTGAGGTGTTGCGGCGCGATCCGTAACGGCGGTGCACCGCCTGCTTGGTGACTCCGAGCGCGGAGCCCACCGCGTCCCATGAGAATCCCAGCGACCGGTCGAAGTCCACAGCGGCGGTGACCAGCGTCTCCACGCTGTCCCGCAGTTCCTGGGCGAGCCGCACCGTGGGGGCGGGAGCACGTCCGTAGACGACGAAGCCCGCGGACGGGGCGGACCGCCGCGGGCGGTAGACATTGCCGAGTTGGGCGGTGAGGGTACGCAGCGCGTCCACCTGGCGGCGGACCCGCTCGATGTCCCGCACCAGAAGGTGCAGGCTGGCCCTCGCCTGGGCGTCGTGGGTTGCGTGGTCGGCCATGAACAAGCCTCTCGAACCATCTTGCAGAGGATAGGAGCCGCGGAACGGCTCGTTTCGGTCAATATGACTTGACCAACGCGGTAACAGTGGCCTGGGTCACGCCCGGGGGCGGTGTGGTTGGCAGGGCAGGGTTGCGCGGCGGCCCGTACGCCCCCTCGGGCGGGGCAATGTGACGGAACGTGAGGACCGTAGACTGGCGCGTCGTCGTCCGCGACCGCGCAATACGCGGCGCCGCTGCTGAGTGAGAGGTGTTCCCCACCCATGAAGCTCGTCTTCGCAGGCACCCCCGAGGTCGCCGTGCCCGCGCTCGACGCACTGATCGCCTCGGAGCGGCACGAGGTGGCGGCCGTCGTGACGCGTCCGGACGCGCGCGCCGGACGGGGACGCCGGCTGGTGCCCAGCCCGGTCGCGCAGCGGGCCGAAGAGGCCGGCATCGAGATCCTCAAGCCGGCACGTCCACGGGACGAGGACTTCCTCGCCAGGCTGCGCGAGATCGGGCCGGACTGCTGCCCCGTCGTCGCGTACGGGGCGCTGCTGCCGCGCGCCGCGCTCGACGTGCCCGCCCGGGGCTGGGTCAACCTGCACTTCTCCCTGCTTCCCGCCTGGCGCGGCGCGGCGCCGGTGCAGCACGCGGTGCTGGCCGGCGACGACATGACCGGCGCGAGCACCTTCCTCATCGAGGAGGGCCTGGACTCGGGGCCGGTCTACGGGGTGATCACGGAGAAGGTGCGCGGGAGCGACACCAGCGGCGATCTGCTCACCCGGCTCGCCTTCGCGGGCGCCGGGCTGCTGGCCGCCACCATGGACGGCATCGAGGACGGCACGCTGCGTGCCGAGCCGCAGCCCGAGGAAGGCGTCTCGCTCGCGCCCAAGCTGAACGTCGAGGACGCCCAAGTGGACTGGACGGCGCCGGCGTTGCGCGTGGACCGTCTCGTACGGGGCTGCACCCCGGCGCCCGGAGCGTGGACGCTCTTCCGGGGCGAGCGGCTGAAGATCCGTTCGCTGACGCAGCACCCGGAGCACCCCGTTCCCGGTGAGAGCGACCCGGGCCCCGGCGAACTGCGCGCGAACAAGAACTCCGTGTGGGCGGGCACCGGTTCGCACCCCGTCGAACTGCTGTGGGTGCAGCCCCAGGGCAAGAAGCCGATGAAGGCTGCCGACTGGGCGCGCGGTGTACGAGTCGTCGAGGGCGAGCGCCTGGGGGAGTAGCGGCCGGGGTGCCGGTACGCCGCACACGCACCGGCACCGGGGGCCGCAGCCACCGGTCCCGGGAGTCCGCGGCTGCTCTCGCGCTCCGGTGCCGTGTCTCCGCGCACGGATGCGGGCGTACGCTGGGAGAACACCCGCCGGCACCCACGGCATGTGAACGCCGGCCGCACGGCCGGACACCTCGTCATCGCAGTCCCGGAGCACCTTTCCTGTGAGCAACAGCCCGCGCCGTCCCTCCAAGCCCTACCGCCGCCCCCGCAAGGACCCCGTCCGCATACTGGCCTTCGAGGCGCTGCGCGCGGTCGACGAGCGCGACGCCTACGCGAATCTCGTGCTGCCGCCGCTGCTGGACAAGGCCCGCGCCAAGGGGGAGTTCGACGCCCGGGACGCGGCGCTGGCCACCGAGCTGGTCTACGGAACGCTGCGGTGGCAGGGCACCTACGACGCGATCATCGCCGAATGCGTCGACCGGCCGCTGCGCGAGGTCGATCCTCCTGTACTGGACGTGCTCTCCCTCGGTGCCCACCAGTTGCTGGGCACCCGCATCCCCACGCATGCCGGGGTGAGCGCCACGGTCGAACTCGCCCGTGTGGTGCTGGGCGACGGGCGCGCCAAGTTCGTCAACGCCGTGCTCCGCAAGGTCGCCGCCGACGACCTGGCCGGCTGGCTGGACAAGGTCGCGCCCCCGTACGACGAGGACCCCGAGGAGCATCTGGGCATCCGCCATGCGCACCCCCGATGGGTCGTCTCGGCGCTGTGGGACGCGCTCGGCGGCGGCAGCGCGGGCATGGAGGAGTTGCTCGAGGCGGACAACGAGCGGCCCGAGGTCACGCTCGTCGCCCGCCCCGGCCGGTCCATCGCAGACGAGCTGCTCACCGGCGACGCCGTACCCGGACGCTGGTCGCCGTACGCCGTGCGGCTCACCGAGGGCGGCGACCCCGGTGAGGTGGAGGCCGTGCGGGAAGGGCGCGCCGGCGTGCAGGACGAGGGCAGCCAGCTGGTCGCGCTCGCGCTCGCGGCCGCCCCGCTGGAGCCGGCCGCCGGACGGACCGGGGGAGCGGAAGCGAAGGTCCGGGACGAGCTGTGGCTGGACGGGTGCGCCGGGCCCGGCGGCAAGGCGGCGCTCCTCGCCGCCCTGGCCGCGCAGCGAGGGGCGCGGCTGGTGGCCGCCGAGAAGCAGCCCCACCGCGCGGGGCTCGTGGGCCGCGCGCTGGAAGGCAACCCGGGACCGTACGCCGTGGTCACCGCCGACGCCACCCGTCCCGCCTGGCGGCCCGGCACGTTCGACCGGGTGCTGGTCGACGTCCCGTGCACCGGCCTGGGCGCCCTGCGCCGCCGCCCCGAGGCGCGGTGGCGGCGGCAGCCCGAGGACGTGCCCGGATTCGCACCGCTGCAACGGGACTTGCTGCGGCAGGCGTTGAACGCCGTGCGTCCCGGCGGCGTCGTCGGCTACGCGACGTGCTCCCCGCATCCGGCGGAGACCCGGGCCGTCGTCGACGACCTGGTCAAGGAAACCGGCGCCGAACTCCTCGACGCCCGGCCGCTGTTGCCGGAGATGCCCGGCCTGGGCGACGGACCCGACGTACAGCTCTGGCCGCATCTGCACGGCACCGACGCGATGTATCTGGCGCTCCTGCGTCCGGCCGCCGAGGGCGGGTGAGCGGCTGCGGGTTCCCGTGACGAGGCGCCGGTTCCCGATCCGATGCACCGACGTCTGACCGAAACGCTCGCGGCGGCGGTGAACGCCTTGCCGGAGCCGTGACGACGATGTTCCCGGTGCACGCCATCGGTTTGAGCAACCCGGCCTACCGGGACCGGCCGACCACACCTTCGCCGGTTTGCCCTGGTCGTCGTACGCGACCAGAGATCGGGCGACGACAGAGGGCAATCTTGCACCCATCGTGTGACAGGGCTCGTCCGGGAATCTCGACCCGTCGTCGCGGTTCCGGTTTCCCTTGGCTCAGTGCACAACGATGTTCGCCTAGTCCTCGGGCAGCGCACAGTGTCCAGGCTCCGTCACGCCTTCACCAACAGCTGCGCTAATTCCACGGCCCGGCGCGACCGTCTGCCGCGACAGCTCGGGACCATCCAGGAGCCCGGATGCGTCTTCGGCTCACGCGGCGGGTAGACCTTCTCGGGGGGTGCAGGCGTGGGAAACGTACCTCGCGGGTCGGTCGCGCTGGTCAAATAGTTGTCATGTCCTCGTCTATCGGTGTTGGGCAACTGGCATGGGGGGATCGAGTTGACGCTTCGCCACCAGACCGAGAACTTCGTCAACGCATCATGGCGGCTGGTTGGCCTCCGGGACGTGATCTACGAGGCTGTTGGGCTGCTGCTCACTGAGCTCAGTGACAAGGGCAGCATTGCCGGCGACGATGATGCCGGGCGTTTCTTCGCCGCGAAGTACAAGCCCGCGGTGCACGCTGTTTTCGATCGCTGTAGCTACGGGCACATCGTCATGGCTTCGGGAGCGCAGAAGCTGCTGGAGTCGGCGGAGAATTTTCTGAGGACCGAGAGCCGCATCGCAGCCGAGCTCTTGGGCGAGGGGCCGTTCACCCCGGGTATCGCGGCGCAGCCAGCCGGGCCAGACTGCACGCCCCGGGCCAGCCACAGCGCGGCAGACCTGCCTGACGTAGTTGGAGAGACGAGTTGGATCGACCGGTACCTCTTCAATCAACGCAACCACGGTGCAGCCGAGAAGCTCAAGTCTGTCGCCGGGACGTGGCGGGCGGCGCGTCGGCTGCTGGAAGACGTGTACTGGGATGCGTACAGCGCTGGGCAAAGGGCCACGATGGACCAGGCCGGCGATACGGCAGATGCGGCGAAGCGCTTCTTCGCGAAGTACGTCGACAAGCATCCCCCGCCCAGCGACGTCAGTGAACACGAGACCTTATTCGCAAATCTGCCCACAGCGTGCAAGCTACTCGCCAATGCCTGTGACGCCTATGCGGACCACGTCGAGACCGCGCAACGTCGGGTCCCTGAGGAAGCGGACCCTGTCTTCGGGGAACGATTACCCATCTGGGAGGAGCCTGTCTTCGGAGGCCAAGGCCACGATGGCGGGCTGTACGAACTGGTGGCTGACGATGACCACATCAAGAAGCTCGATGGGATCCCACCTGCCTTGGGTGTCTCCCGAGGAAAGATCGAAGAGCCTCACCACGACCAGGGCTCGGGACCTTGGTTACCGATGTTGCCCATACCCACGGTTCGCGGCAGCGTCAGGGTCTTTCAAGCCGGCTTCAACAACGGGCTTGTACGGGTGCAGCCTGTCGCCCCTCCTAACCCACCGGACGCGAGGTTCCCTGCCCTCACGGCACCGCAGCAACAGAGGTTCAAGACTTGGCTTACGTCTCTACCCCAGAAGCCGTACACGGGTGGAAACCCTCAATCGAATGAGGCTTCCTACCAGATGCGTGTGTCAGGCTCACCGGAGTACGGAGTGCACATCCCCCGTGGTATTTCCGCCTCTAATCGGCTCATGGTGGATGGCATGCGCGACCGAGACGGTATGGCCGTCGAGGCAAAGTACGTGAAGAACGAAGGGAGGGACTGCTACCGCACCGTTGATGAGTTGAGGAGGGCACACCACGGAGAAAGCCGAAGGGACTTCATGTTCGAAAAGGACAGGGAGGAACTGGTCAAATACCAGGCTGCCGTCCAGCATCCGGGCAACAGTGAGATGCGGGGAGTGGAGACGGTGACGAACTACCGCGACGCCGTCCCCTATTGGCGCGTGATGATGGCCGCCTACGGGATCAAGGGGTACTCGCGTTACGTGCCGTAGCTAGGAGATTGAGAGCCACACTCCATGGATCCTGCCATTATTGCCCAGCAGCGCGTTATGTATCTCTTCTGTCCTGCCGAGGGTAATAGTTGGGGGCTAACCTTCGATGGCTTCACGACTGCCCTGCGAGAGCGCACACCGGAAGAATTCGTCCGGGTCAGGGAGCCACCGCCCGCCGACCCGGCCCCTCCTCGCAGCCCCCGGTTGGCCTTTGGATTCACCATCGGTGACGAGATTCTGGAGGGCTTCGCAAAGGAGCAGCCCGAAGGTGCAGCCATCCTGGACTCCGATGCTCATAGCGCAGCTGAATTCGCCCTCTGGATGTGCAACTGTGTCGTTCCAAGTGGGCTCTCTGTGACCTTCATTACCGAATGGGGAATCATGGAAGGCCTGCCATTCACGCTGCTCTCTGCCGATTCCCGAGACGCCATGGTCGCAGCCTTCGTTGATCACATCGAATCCACTGGCTATCTCCTTGATGAGTAGCCGCTTCAGCCTCCGGGCTCCGCACCGTGAATACGATGCTCTCTATCGCGATCCGGAGCGTGTTCCTGCTCCACCGAGCCGAAGGACTCCGCGACGCCGGACATTTTGATCGGGCAGCGGCCTCGGCGACGGAAGCCTTCCGTCTGGCGGACCGCATTCACGCTCCCCGATGCACGAGTCCGGTCCGGGGCCTCCGGCCGGCGTTCGGGCCCCACGCTGCTGTGGAAGGAGTGCCGGAGCCCCTCGAGTTGACCCGCGGGCACGGGCTTCCGGTCCTGGCGCGACGCCGGGATTGAAATCCCCCTCGATCAGGTAACCGGGCCGGGGAACGAACCCGCCGAGGTACCTGTTGAAGAGCGCAGTCAGGACCGAGGTACTCGAGAGGACTGGAACGTCATCATGCAGATCGATCTGGCGGGCCGCACGGCACTGGTCACCGGTTCCACTCAGGGGATCGGCGCCGCCATCGCCGCGGGGCTGGCCCGCTCCGGTGCCCGCGTGGGCATCAACGGCCGCTCGAAGGAGAGGGTGGACGAGAGCGCGCGGCGGCTTGCCCAGGAGGTACCCGGGGCGCGGACCGTGCCCGTGGTGGCCGATGTGACCACCGAGGACGGTGCACGGCAGGCCGCGGAGGCCCTGCCCGAGGTGGACATCCTCGTCAACAATCTCGGGATCTTCGGTCCGAAGGACCCCTTGGAGATCAGCGACGACGAGTGGCGCCGCTACTTCGACGTCAACGTGCTCTCCGGTATCCGGCTGACCCGGTTGTTCCTCCCCGGCATGGTCGAACGGGGCTGGGGGCGCGTCCAGTACATCGCCAGCGACTCCGCGGTGGTCGTGCCGGCGGAGATGATCCACTACGGGATGTCCAAGACGGCGCTCCTCTCGGTGAGCCGGGGCTTCGCCAAGCAGGCTGCGGGCAGCGGCGTCACGGTCAATTCCGTCATGGCGGGACCCACGCACACCGGTGGCGTGGAGGACTTCGTCTACGAGCTGGTCGACCGTGACGTGCCCTGGGAGGACGCGCAGCGCCGGTTCATGCGCGAGCACCGGCCGCAGTCGCTGCTGCAGCGGCTCATCGAGCCCGAGGAGATCACCAACATGGTCGTGTATCTCAGCTCCGAGCAGGCATCGGCCACGACCGGTGGTGCGCTGCGCGTCGACGGGGGATACGTCGACTCGATCCTGCCCTGATCCTCACCCCAGGACCGTTGTCAGGGCCTGCCGTCCGGGAGCGGGCCCCGGCAAGGAGCCGCGTCAGCGGCCCTCCCACTCGGGGGACCGCTTGTCGAGGAAGGCGGCGACGCCCTCACGGAAGTCGCGGCTGCCGTAGCAGAGTTCGTACAGGTCGTCGGCCTTGCCGGGCGCCGAGGCGCTGAGTACCCGCCGGTCGGCCTCCTTCAGCGCGGCCAGGGTCAGCGGTGCGCAGCCGGCGATGCGGGCGGTGAGCCCGTCGAGGTGCTCGTCCAATCCGTCGGCGTCGACGATCTGCGCCACCAGGCCCGCCTCGTACGCCTCCTGTGCGCTGATCAGCCGGGCGGTGAGCAGCGCGCGCAGAGTGCGGGCCCTGCCCAGGGACGCGTACAACCGCGCGATCACCGCAGGCGCGAGGCAGTTGCCGAGCGTGCGGGCAATGGGTGCGCCGAAGACGGAGTCGGGGGTGCACACGACGATGTCGCAGGAGACGGTCAGCGCCAGGCCGCCGCCGACGGCGGGACCCTCGACGGCGGCGATGACGGGCATCCGCAGGGCGGCCAGGCGTTCGACGGCACTCCCCACGCGCCGCTCGTACTCGACGCCGTCGCGGCCGGTGAAGCCGCGGAACTCCCGGATGTCCGTGCCCGCGGCGAGCGCCCGGCCGCCCGCTCCGCGCAGCACCGTCACGCGCACGTCGGAGGCGGCGTCGATCTCCTCGCACGCCTGGCGGAGCTGGTCGTACATCTCCAGCGTCAGGGCGTTGCGCTGCCGCGGGTTGGAGAGCGTGAGCCGCGCGACGGACGTGTCGGTGCCGGGCACCTTCTCCTCGCTCCAGCTGACGGACGGGGTCTCTTGCTCGACGCTCATGCGTCCCCCAGGAGTTCGTCGTTGTGTTCGCCGAGGAGCGGTGGATGGCGGCGCATCCGTGCCGGGGTGCGCCCCAGCTTTACGGGGAAGCCGAGGACGCGCTTCCTGCCGGACACGGGGTGCTCGTACTCCTCGACCATGCCGCGCGCTGTGGCATGCGGGTCCGGGTCGTCTCCGAGCAGCTGCTCGTAGTCCAGGATCGGCCCCGCGGGCACGCCCGCGTCGAGGAGCTTGGCGACGGTCTCGCTGGTGGTCTCGGCCGCCAGCCGTCCTTCGAGCATCGCGATCAGCTCCGCCCGGTGCTCCATGCGCGTGGGGTTGGTGACGAACCGTTCGTCCGCCACGAGGTGTTCGAGGCCGAGCGCGCCGCAAAGCCGCTCCCACAGGCGCTGGGTGTTGGCGGCGACGGTGACGTATCCGTCCGCGGTACGCACGGCTTGGTACGGGGCTGTCATCCGGTGCGCTGAGCCGAGGCGCCGGGGCGGACGTCCTGTGGAGAAGAACTCCGTGGACTCCCACACCGACATGGCCAGCACCGCTTCGTACAGTGAGGTCTCCAGGTACTGGCCCTCTCCGGTGCGCGTGCGGTGCACGTACGCGCCCAGGATGGCGACCGCGCACAGCATCCCGGCGCCGAGATCGCCCACGGGCAGGCCGCACTTGACCGGGGCCCCGTCTCCTTCGCCCGTGACGCTGAGGGCGCCGGCCATGCTCTGGGCGATGAGGTCGTATCCGGGACGTTGGGCGTAGGGGCCGTACTGCCCGAAGCCCGAGATCGACGCGTAGACGATGTCCGGCCTGGTCTTGCGTGCGGCCTCGTAGCCGACGCCCAGCCGGTCGGCGACTCCGGGACGGAAGTTCTCCACGACGACGTCCGCGTCCGCGACGAGTGTGTGGAAGTCCCGCTGCCCCTCATCGGAGCGCAGATCGAGGGCGACGCTGCGCTTGTTGCGGTTCAGCGCGTGGAAGGAGGCACTGTCGTGGCCGGGCGCCGGCGCGTCCCAGCCGCTGCGGGTCTGGTCGCCGGTGCCGGGCGGTTCGACCTTGATCACGTCCGCGCCGAGGTCGGCGAGGAGCATCGTGCAGTACGGGCCCGCCATCACCTGCGTGAGGTCGATGACGCGTACGCCTTCGAGGGCGCCCGTGTTCTGGCCTGTCGTCACTGCGGCGCCTCTCCTTCCGTGGCGGTCGCGGGGGACTCGTCCCCGGTGCCGCCGGTGGCCGGTGAACCGGTGAGCAGCGCGGCGCGCACCAGCTCGACGGGATGCCAGGCGTTGCGTTCCGTGCCGTGGAAGATCTGCTGCCGGCACGAGACCCCGCTCGCCGCGACGACGGTCCGGTCGCCCTCGGCGCTGATGGCGGGGAAGAGGCGGTCGCTGCCGACCGTCATGGACGTCTCGTAGTGCTCGGACTCGAAGCCGAACGAGCCGGCCATGCCGCAGCAGCCCGCGTCGAGTTCGACGACCTCGGCGCCGGGAATCCGCTTCAGCAGTTCGACGGTCGCCGCGGTGCCGACCTCGGCCTTCTGGTGGCAGTGGCCGTGGTAGAGGATGCGCCGGCTGGCGGGCCATGCGTCGGGCGCCAGCCGGAGCCGTCCGTCGTCGACGGCCTCGGTGAGCAGCTCCTCGACCTGGCGCACGCGGCCGGAGATGTCCGCGACCGCGGCGTCCTCCGGCAGCATGGCGCGGTGCTCGTCGCGGAGCGTCATCAGGCAGGAGGGTTCGCAGCCGACGACCGGTGAGCCGGCGGGAGAGTTCTCCGACAGCAGCCTCGTCAGCTTGCGGGCCTGGTCCTTCGCCTCGTCGAGCAGTCCCTTGGAGAAGGCGGACCGCCCGCAGCAGCCGCGCGACTCCAACGCGACGCGCCAGCCCGCCAGTTCGAGGAGTTCCACGGCGGCGCGGCCGATCCCGGGCTCGGTGTAGGTGGTGAAGGAGTCCGCGAGGTAGGTGACGGTGCCCTGGGATCCGGGCGGCACCGAGCCGGTCGCGGGCGCCGGCGCACCGGCCGCCTGGCCGCGCCGCCGGAACCAGCGCACGAGGTTGCCCCGCACGAAGACCGGCAGCGGCCGTGCCGGGGCGATGCCCAGCCACCGGTCCATGAGCCTGCGCAGGAACGGGATGCGTCCGGGGAGGTTGGAGAGGGGCGCCGTGGCCGAGCCCATCCGGTTCAGCGAGCGGATCGAGGCGAACACCCGTGATCTGCGGGGGATTCCGTGCTCGTCGTGGTGGTGGGCGAGCGACTCCGCCTTGAGGGTGGCCATGTCGACGCCGAGGGGGCACTCGCTCTTGCACGCCTTGCACATCAGGCACAGGTCGAGGACCTCATGGAGACGCTCGTCGCCCAGCGCACGGTGCGGGTCGGGTTCGGAGAGGGCCTTCACCAGGGCGTTGGCACGGCCGCGCGTGGAGTCCTCCTCCTTGAGCGTGGCCATGTACGAGGGGCACATGGTGCCCGCGTCGGCCTTGCGGCACAGCCCGA
It contains:
- a CDS encoding RsmB/NOP family class I SAM-dependent RNA methyltransferase yields the protein MSNSPRRPSKPYRRPRKDPVRILAFEALRAVDERDAYANLVLPPLLDKARAKGEFDARDAALATELVYGTLRWQGTYDAIIAECVDRPLREVDPPVLDVLSLGAHQLLGTRIPTHAGVSATVELARVVLGDGRAKFVNAVLRKVAADDLAGWLDKVAPPYDEDPEEHLGIRHAHPRWVVSALWDALGGGSAGMEELLEADNERPEVTLVARPGRSIADELLTGDAVPGRWSPYAVRLTEGGDPGEVEAVREGRAGVQDEGSQLVALALAAAPLEPAAGRTGGAEAKVRDELWLDGCAGPGGKAALLAALAAQRGARLVAAEKQPHRAGLVGRALEGNPGPYAVVTADATRPAWRPGTFDRVLVDVPCTGLGALRRRPEARWRRQPEDVPGFAPLQRDLLRQALNAVRPGGVVGYATCSPHPAETRAVVDDLVKETGAELLDARPLLPEMPGLGDGPDVQLWPHLHGTDAMYLALLRPAAEGG
- the fmt gene encoding methionyl-tRNA formyltransferase, translated to MKLVFAGTPEVAVPALDALIASERHEVAAVVTRPDARAGRGRRLVPSPVAQRAEEAGIEILKPARPRDEDFLARLREIGPDCCPVVAYGALLPRAALDVPARGWVNLHFSLLPAWRGAAPVQHAVLAGDDMTGASTFLIEEGLDSGPVYGVITEKVRGSDTSGDLLTRLAFAGAGLLAATMDGIEDGTLRAEPQPEEGVSLAPKLNVEDAQVDWTAPALRVDRLVRGCTPAPGAWTLFRGERLKIRSLTQHPEHPVPGESDPGPGELRANKNSVWAGTGSHPVELLWVQPQGKKPMKAADWARGVRVVEGERLGE
- a CDS encoding primosomal protein N', yielding MSSDNGQGESSGEAPEQLALLRETVRKRKSPKAKPRTWRGAQLAGELPVARVLVDKGLVHLDRYFDYAVPAAMDEEAQPGVRVRVRFGAGEKEGRREGGRLINGFIVERVAHSDYPGALAPIAQVLSPERVLTPQLLRLCRAVADRYAGSLADVVQLAVPPRMARAEKRPSPEPQPPPEPPVPGTWERYAEGPGYLTALAGGGTPRAVWTALPGPHWPEELARAVVAALASGRGALAVLPDGRAAQRVDAALTSLLGDGHHVLLTAEAGPEERYTRWLAVKRGSVRAVVGTRAAMFAPVRDLGLAVLWDDGDAALSDDHAPQPHAREVLLQRAVTEQTGFLLGGHSCTVEAAQIVESGWARPIEAGRETLRRAAPLIRTVGEFDEARDPAARTARLPSIAWSTARDALQRGPVLVQVPRRGYVPRLSCEQCRAPARCAHCSGPLEAPEEGAVLRCGWCAREAPDWHCAQCGGTRVRGRVFGARRTAEELGRAFPSVPVRTSGRDHVLESVPASPAIVVSTPGAEPVAEGPGYAAALLLDAWALLGRPDLRAGEEALRRWLSAAALVRPGGEGDDGDGTVLVVAEPTLRPVQALVRWDPAGFAVRELADRAELGFPPVSRMAAVSGRPEAVAGLLSQARLPGDAEVLGPVPVAVIEPGRPRRPGDPPVGEEWVRALVRVPQGSGAAMASALKTAHVARLTRREGTPVWIRVDPQDIG
- a CDS encoding restriction endonuclease fold toxin-2 domain-containing protein, translating into MLGNWHGGIELTLRHQTENFVNASWRLVGLRDVIYEAVGLLLTELSDKGSIAGDDDAGRFFAAKYKPAVHAVFDRCSYGHIVMASGAQKLLESAENFLRTESRIAAELLGEGPFTPGIAAQPAGPDCTPRASHSAADLPDVVGETSWIDRYLFNQRNHGAAEKLKSVAGTWRAARRLLEDVYWDAYSAGQRATMDQAGDTADAAKRFFAKYVDKHPPPSDVSEHETLFANLPTACKLLANACDAYADHVETAQRRVPEEADPVFGERLPIWEEPVFGGQGHDGGLYELVADDDHIKKLDGIPPALGVSRGKIEEPHHDQGSGPWLPMLPIPTVRGSVRVFQAGFNNGLVRVQPVAPPNPPDARFPALTAPQQQRFKTWLTSLPQKPYTGGNPQSNEASYQMRVSGSPEYGVHIPRGISASNRLMVDGMRDRDGMAVEAKYVKNEGRDCYRTVDELRRAHHGESRRDFMFEKDREELVKYQAAVQHPGNSEMRGVETVTNYRDAVPYWRVMMAAYGIKGYSRYVP
- a CDS encoding SDR family NAD(P)-dependent oxidoreductase, which gives rise to MQIDLAGRTALVTGSTQGIGAAIAAGLARSGARVGINGRSKERVDESARRLAQEVPGARTVPVVADVTTEDGARQAAEALPEVDILVNNLGIFGPKDPLEISDDEWRRYFDVNVLSGIRLTRLFLPGMVERGWGRVQYIASDSAVVVPAEMIHYGMSKTALLSVSRGFAKQAAGSGVTVNSVMAGPTHTGGVEDFVYELVDRDVPWEDAQRRFMREHRPQSLLQRLIEPEEITNMVVYLSSEQASATTGGALRVDGGYVDSILP